From the genome of Fibrobacter sp. UWB5:
TAGAATCCGCCCAAGGCAATCTGCAAGAGTTCACTAGAGCCATTGCTCATCAAAAGAGCGCTTTTCCAGTAAGTGAGCCCCCAGCCTTCGGTAGGGATGGCAAATTCGCCCTTTTTCGCAAACGGCTTGCGGCTGTAAATGAAGGCCTTCTTGGATTTCCAGGTCAAGTAGAAGATGTCATCGCCCACCGCAATGGAACCTTCGCCAAAATACTTGTCTTCGAGCCTGGCGGAATCCAGAATCTTGCCATCGAGCGTACGGCGGTAAAGTCCCGATTTGCCATACAAACCCGTCGTTTCAATCAGTTCCTTGCCGTCAAAGAACAAGCCTTGCGTAAAATGGGTCTTTTCGTGAGGAATTGAATCCACAATTTCGGGAACCACGCGAGGAGCTTCAGCGAAAGCGAGAGAAGAAAGAACTAAGACAGAAGCGAATGAGCAAAGACGGGCGAAAAAATTCATGTCCAAAAATTACTAAATTGCACGCCATGGGTGAATTAAGGATACCAGCCAAAGTCAAGATAATCGTAGGGATTCTCGCTAAAGATTCCCAAGCGGTAGAGGCCGTGCGCGACACGCTCCGCAACCGCTTTGGCGAAGAGGAGCTAGCGCTCCCGCCGTTCCCGTTCACCTTCACGAACTACTACGTCGACGAAATCGGGAACGCCCCCGTGCGTGCCTTTTTCAGCTACGAGACTCTGGTCGACCGCGAAACCATTGTCGACATCAAGCTTTGGAGCAACGACGTCGAACTCGAAATTGCCAAGCAGAACGGCACGCCCGGGCTTCGCCCCGTGAATCTGGACCCCGGCTACATGACGCTCGGACAGTTTTTCTTGGCGACCACCAAGGACCAGCGCCAGCGCGTATACATGCAACGTGGCATTTTCGTAGAACCCACGCTGTATTTTCAGGACGGGCATTTCCACGCCTTCGACTGGACCTACCGCGATTACCAAAGCGAAAAGTACATCCAGTACTTGGAACAAGTGCGCGCCCGCCTCGCCTACCAAATGAGCACCGGAAAACCATATCGCCTTAGGCGAGACTCCCATTAGTCATTCCACATTTCACATCACACATCATTATGAAAGCCGGAATCTTTACAGTCATTCTCCTGATCATCAGTAACGTCTTTATGACCGCAGCCTGGTACGGCAACCTCAAGCTCAAAGAAATGCACATCAGCACCGACTGGCCGCTGATTCTGGTGATTCTCGCCTCCTGGGGTGTCGCCCTCATCGAATATTTCTTCATGATTCCCGCCAATACCATGGGTAGCCGCATTAACGGAGGGCCTTTCACCCTCATGCAGCTCAAGGTCATTCAAGAAGCCATCTCCCTGACGGTATTCACCGTCATCGCAACGACCGTTTTCAACAACGAAGCCCTGCAATGGAACCATATTGTGGCCTTCGTTTTGATTGTGGCCGCCGTATTCTTCGCATTTTTAAAGTAAATTTCACTCACTAGAATTTTTCTTTGGGTTAAATGAGCTTTTTGGGACTTCACAAGTGGATGGGTTTATTTGTCGCGATCATCGTGGCAATCTCCTTCACGAGTGCACCCGCTTACGCAAAAACCGCAACCGCCAAAAAATCCGAAAAAGAAACCTCGGCCCAAACGACTAAAAAAAAGTCCGACTCCAAAAAGTCCTCCAAAAAATCAAAAAAAGCCAAACCCAAGAAGTCAAAAAAAATAAAACTGAGCGAAGACGACCCGAAAGCCTTCACCAAGGCGTTGCTCTATGACAAGCAGGGCGTCGAATACGAAATCGTCGAATCCAAAAAGAAAAAGCGCGAAAGAGCTAAGCAGCAAAAGAAGGAAGAAGAAGCCGCACGAATGGTCGACGTCTTTGACTTTTCAACCATTCTCCCGCCTATCACGCATGAGGCTCTCATCGGCTCGCCCTACGGCATCCGCAGCCACCGCCTGCACCGCGGCGTTGACGTGAACGTGATCAAGGACGAACCTGTCGTGGCCGCCTACCCCGGCGAAGTCACCATGTCGCGCTACAACAAAGGCGGTTACGGCCATTACGTGCTCATCAAGCACCCGAACGGAATCGAGACTCTTTATGCCCACCTTTCCAAGCGTCTGCTCAGCGTCGGCGACAAGGTTTTCCCCGGCGATATCGTAGGCCTCGCAGGCAACTCCGGCAGGTCTTCGGCAGCGCACTTGCACTTTGAAATCCGATTCGGCGAAGTAAACATCGACCCGACCACCGTCATCGATTTCCCGCACTGGTCGCTAAAGCCGGGCGTCAATAATTTCTCGATGAAAAAGGCCCGCAACGATCACCGCAAAATTCAGGCTCAACTCCGCAACTACAACTTTTATGTTGTTCAAGCCGGCGATTCCCAAGGGGATGTCGCCAACTGGTTCAATATTTCAATCGAATCGCTCTGCCGCATTAACAAACTGACCCCAGGCGCTCCGCTCAAGGCAGGCCAGAAGCTCCGCGGCAGCAAATAGCTACAGAGCCATAAAAGCGGCCTTCAGTTCGCGCGTAGCCTTTTCTGGATCAGCCGCTTTCATAATCGCAGACACGGCGCAAATGCCCGCAATACCCGAGCCCTTCAGCACAAAGATATTGTCCTTGTTGAGCCCGCCAATGGCATTCACCGGAATCGGCACCGCCTTCACCACGTCTTTCAAGGTTTCTACCGGTGTAATCACCGTTTTCACATGGGTCGTCGTCGGATAGATTGCGCCACAACCCAAATAGTCCGCACCCTGCTCATAAGCTTCAAGCGCCTGCGGCACCGTTTTGGCGGTAGCGCCTACAATCTTGCCCTCGCCCATGAGCTTGCGGGCCAAACGCACCGGCATATCGCTTTGCCCCACATGAACGCCCTCGGCACCAATCGCAAGCGCCACATCCACGCGGTCATCGATAATCAGAGGAATCCCGTAACGAGCCGTAATCTCATGCGTCGCCTTGGCAAGCTCCAAGTATTCGCGGGTAGACCGGTCCTTTTCGCGCAACTGGATAATGGTCGCGCCACCCTTG
Proteins encoded in this window:
- a CDS encoding glutaminyl-peptide cyclotransferase — translated: MNFFARLCSFASVLVLSSLAFAEAPRVVPEIVDSIPHEKTHFTQGLFFDGKELIETTGLYGKSGLYRRTLDGKILDSARLEDKYFGEGSIAVGDDIFYLTWKSKKAFIYSRKPFAKKGEFAIPTEGWGLTYWKSALLMSNGSSELLQIALGGFYVVGVISVTDGGRPVKLLNELEIVGDTLYANIWQTGAIAVIELPSGRVSYYLDLSRKVAEIQRKHPDVDVLNGIAYDGKNLWITGKNWPYIYKLK
- a CDS encoding DUF4416 family protein, which gives rise to MGELRIPAKVKIIVGILAKDSQAVEAVRDTLRNRFGEEELALPPFPFTFTNYYVDEIGNAPVRAFFSYETLVDRETIVDIKLWSNDVELEIAKQNGTPGLRPVNLDPGYMTLGQFFLATTKDQRQRVYMQRGIFVEPTLYFQDGHFHAFDWTYRDYQSEKYIQYLEQVRARLAYQMSTGKPYRLRRDSH
- a CDS encoding DMT family protein gives rise to the protein MKAGIFTVILLIISNVFMTAAWYGNLKLKEMHISTDWPLILVILASWGVALIEYFFMIPANTMGSRINGGPFTLMQLKVIQEAISLTVFTVIATTVFNNEALQWNHIVAFVLIVAAVFFAFLK
- a CDS encoding peptidoglycan DD-metalloendopeptidase family protein; the protein is MSFLGLHKWMGLFVAIIVAISFTSAPAYAKTATAKKSEKETSAQTTKKKSDSKKSSKKSKKAKPKKSKKIKLSEDDPKAFTKALLYDKQGVEYEIVESKKKKRERAKQQKKEEEAARMVDVFDFSTILPPITHEALIGSPYGIRSHRLHRGVDVNVIKDEPVVAAYPGEVTMSRYNKGGYGHYVLIKHPNGIETLYAHLSKRLLSVGDKVFPGDIVGLAGNSGRSSAAHLHFEIRFGEVNIDPTTVIDFPHWSLKPGVNNFSMKKARNDHRKIQAQLRNYNFYVVQAGDSQGDVANWFNISIESLCRINKLTPGAPLKAGQKLRGSK
- the thiE gene encoding thiamine phosphate synthase; this encodes MKNLDTTLYFITDSTTVPEDRFLPVVEAACKGGATIIQLREKDRSTREYLELAKATHEITARYGIPLIIDDRVDVALAIGAEGVHVGQSDMPVRLARKLMGEGKIVGATAKTVPQALEAYEQGADYLGCGAIYPTTTHVKTVITPVETLKDVVKAVPIPVNAIGGLNKDNIFVLKGSGIAGICAVSAIMKAADPEKATRELKAAFMAL